The Poriferisphaera corsica DNA segment AACTTTCCGCAGCCAATCGCGTACGAGCCGCATCGTAACTACTAATCCCCGCATAGAGCGCTTTCCCTTGTTTTACTAACTGTTCAAGCGCCCCCATCGTCTCGTCTAGCGGCGTCTCCATATCCGGCCTGTGCGAATAGAAAATATCAACATAATCAACACCCAACCGCTTCAAGCTCTGTTCGCAACTCGCAATCAAATACTTCTTACTACCAAAATCACCATACGGCCCAGGCCACATTCCCCAACCCGCCTTCGAACTAATCAATAGTTCGTCGCGATATCCCTTCAAATCTTTCTTCAACACTTCCCCAAGAACCTCTTCAGCTCTTCCGGGGGGCGGCCCATAATTATTCGCCATATCAATATGATTGATCCCAAGATCAAACGCACCACACACCAACTCTTTCGTCTTCTCAAATTCCGTAAAGTTGTGCCATCCACCCAACGAAATCCGCGGCAGCTTCAGCCCGCTTCGACCACACCGTGCATATTCCATCTTCTCATACCGCGCCACATCAATATCATTCTGACCCATCACTAGTTCCTTCACTGTTTGAACAAAAACACCACCGCCCGAATCACAATACCAACTGAACTTTTATCCCACCTCGCCTATTCCTTCGATCTTATCAACCAACTCAAAAATATCTATCACAAAAAAAGCCGCGACTCACGCCGCAGCTTTTACTAATCATTTTAGTGTAACCATACACCTCGCCCTAAACCTTCACCGCTTCCCCCGTTGTCACACGAAGCATCCGCTCCATCGACACCTTCGCCCAGTGTTGCACACCTTCAGGCACGCTCACCTGATTCACAACCTCCCCTTCAACCAACTGATCCATCACATAAAGCAAATGCGGCATATCAATCCGGTACATTGTCGTACATAAACATTGGCACTCCGACAGCATCCGCACCTCAACACCCTTCTCCTTCATCTCATCTCGCAACCGATTAACAAGATGCACTTCGGTGCCAATCGCCCACCGACTTCCAGCCGCCGACGCCGTCACCGCCTTGATAATCGCTTCCGTCGAACCACTACAGTCCGCCGCCTTCACCACCGCATGATCACACTCCGGATGCACCATCACCGTCACGTCCGGCCACACCTCTTTCACCTGCCCCACATGCTCCGGCCGAAACAACTTATGCACCGAGCAATGCCCCTTCCACAAAATAAAACTCGACCGCCGCACATCCGCTTCCCCGCAAGCTTCAGGCTCCTTCGGATCGTAAACCACCATCTCCTTCTCAACATCAAACCCCAAATCCGCACCCGTGTTCCGTCCCAAATGCTGGTCAGGCAAGAACAAAATCTTAACCTGCTCCCCATCTTTCAATGGCTCATCACTACCCGCCAGCGCCCACCTCAACATCTTCTCCGCATTACTGCTCGTACACACCGCACCCCCATGCTCACCACAAAACGCCTTGATCGCCGCCGTGCAGTTCATATAACACATCGGCACGATCCTAACGTTCTCCCCTCGCACACACTCATGCAAATATTCCCACGCCTCAACCGTCTGCTCATAGTTCGCCATGTCCGCCATCGAGCACCCCGCCCCCATGTCCGGCAAGATCACCGCAACATCATCATCCGTCAAGATATCCGCGCTCTCCGCCATGAAATGCACCCCAGCAAAGATCACCCACTTGCTCCCCCGCTCAACCACAGCCTCCGCCGCCAACTGCGACAGCTTAAAACTGTCCCCGGTAAAATCGGCAAACCGCACCACATCGTCCTGCTGATAGTGATGCCCCAAAACCACCAAGTCATCCCCTAACTCAGCCTTCCGCGCAGCAATCGCAACCGCCAACGCGTCATCGTCCATCTTCACATACTTATCCGGCAAAGGTGCCTGCCACAACATCATCAGTCCTGCTCCATTCGTGCAATTTCAATCCCATAACATCACGCCACCCCTCAAACCTCAAATTATAGCCAATCTCACCAATCGCCCCCAATCTCCCCCCAATTCCCTTCCTAATTCCCTCCAATTCTTCCTTCAAATCCTCTCGATTATCCACCCCGAATCATTCTCAAGCCCATGACCGCCGGTCATGGGGTGTTGCGCAACCCGCTCTTAATCGCCTGTATCACCCCTTTCCTTCCCTTATCTTATCCGCCTCCAATTCCGCTCATTTTTCGACAATTCCTCTTCCTCCCCATTCATCCGGTGCAAGTAATTCCGACCGTCCCGCGCCACCTCATCCCAAAACGCTTTCGCCGTCTCCGGGAACAGCTCCGCATAAATCGCCTTATACCCCTTCCCCGGTACGCTTAAATAAACAGTCACATCCCCGCCATCGTTATGCCACCCCGATATCCCCTGTGAGTTTTTCCCCCCATCATCCACCCCATTCTTACCGACTGAATACACCACGCACCCCGTCTCGCCCCTGCGATACCGTAATCCCTCTTTCGCCTCATCCATCAAATCCCGCGGCACATCCTCCAGCAACCCCGTCTCAACCAACACATTCAAATCTTCCGGATACCCATTCCCTCCGCTCGCCTCTTCCCCATACCTCACCCGCCACAATTCCAACGCAGCAGCCACCTCATACAAATCCACCATCACCCGCGACTGCTTCATCGTCCGCCCATAAGTACTAAGCCCCGGCATAAACTCCCGCCAAAACATACCACTCACCAAATACCCCATGGGGATACGCTCATAGGCATCATCAAGGTTCTCAATATCATATTCACCAACATCTAATGGCTGGATAGCCTGCTCGTATGTCTCAACCCCCCAAGCCATATCCGCCGACATCACGCCCAGCTTATCCATCGACCAAATCGCCCCATAACTCGGCACTCCGTTCCCACCTGCCTGCGCAACCCACTCATAATCATTCAGCAAACGATCTCCCATTTCAACTAATTGTGTCCGTTCCGCAATCAAGGAATTTTTAAAAGATTGGATACCCCGCTCCTCTGAAAATCGGCATAGCTTCGCAACTTCTACCAGTTGCTCTTCACTGAAAACATGCATACTCAAACAATCATCCACGACCCCCA contains these protein-coding regions:
- a CDS encoding aldo/keto reductase: MGQNDIDVARYEKMEYARCGRSGLKLPRISLGGWHNFTEFEKTKELVCGAFDLGINHIDMANNYGPPPGRAEEVLGEVLKKDLKGYRDELLISSKAGWGMWPGPYGDFGSKKYLIASCEQSLKRLGVDYVDIFYSHRPDMETPLDETMGALEQLVKQGKALYAGISSYDAARTRLAAESLRGGRVPLTIHQPLYHMMDRWIEDGLLDAADDIGFGVIVFCPLAQGLLTNKYLNGVPKDSRAADPDGFLQESAVTEEMVGKLQQLNSIAEECGMSLAQMSLKWVLRDKRVTSALIGASRLSQIEENVKVLEMDDLSEDVLNRIDKVLGY
- the nadA gene encoding quinolinate synthase NadA, with translation MMLWQAPLPDKYVKMDDDALAVAIAARKAELGDDLVVLGHHYQQDDVVRFADFTGDSFKLSQLAAEAVVERGSKWVIFAGVHFMAESADILTDDDVAVILPDMGAGCSMADMANYEQTVEAWEYLHECVRGENVRIVPMCYMNCTAAIKAFCGEHGGAVCTSSNAEKMLRWALAGSDEPLKDGEQVKILFLPDQHLGRNTGADLGFDVEKEMVVYDPKEPEACGEADVRRSSFILWKGHCSVHKLFRPEHVGQVKEVWPDVTVMVHPECDHAVVKAADCSGSTEAIIKAVTASAAGSRWAIGTEVHLVNRLRDEMKEKGVEVRMLSECQCLCTTMYRIDMPHLLYVMDQLVEGEVVNQVSVPEGVQHWAKVSMERMLRVTTGEAVKV